From a region of the Impatiens glandulifera chromosome 4, dImpGla2.1, whole genome shotgun sequence genome:
- the LOC124936087 gene encoding CTP synthase 2-like, producing the protein MKYVLVTGGVVSGLGKGVTASSIGVLLKACGLRVTSIKIDPYLNTDAGTMSPFEHGEVFVLDDGGEVDLDLGNYERFLDIKLTRDNNITTGKIYQYVIDKERRGDYLGKTVQVVPHITDAIQEWIERVAMIPVDGKEGPADVCVIELGGTIGDIESMPFIEALGQFSYRVGPGNFCLVHVSLVPVLSVVGEQKTKPTQHSVKGLRSLGLMPNILACRSTTILEENVKQKLCQFCHVPEENIITLHDVSNIWHVPSLLRDQKAHVVISKVLNLGIINEPSMKEWTARAELCDRLNETVRIAMVGKYTGLSDSYLSVLKSLLDASVDCHKKLQVDWVPSSDLEDVTAKENPEAYKAAWDLLKEVDGILVPGGFGDRGVQGKILAAKYAREHKIPYLGICLGMQIAVIEFARSVLGMKDANSSEFDPDTKNPCVIFMPEGSKTHMGGTMRLGSRRTYFHVSDCKSAKLYDNKSYIDERHRHRYEVNPDMIEKFEDAGLSFIGKDESGQRMEIVELLDHPYFIGVQFHPEFKSRPGKPSPLFLGLIAAACGQLDDILLKKGVVMAANGLSNGNGNGSIPMKMHQNGNGNKMTSLSPREMAYSNGNGLIC; encoded by the exons ATGAAGTATGTGTTGGTGACTGGTGGAGTGGTAAGCGGTTTGGGCAAAGGAGTGACTGCCAGCAGCATCGGCGTCCTTCTTAAGGCGTGCGGCCTTCGAGTTACTTCCATAAAGATTG ATCCCTATTTGAACACTGATGCTGGAACTATGTCCCCTTTTGAGCACGGAGAGGTGTTTGTTTTAGATGATGGGGGagag GTAGACCTTGATCTTGGCAACTATGAGAGGTTCCTAGACATCAAATTGACACGTGATAATAATATCACTACTGGAAAAATCTATCAG TATGTGATTGACAAGGAAAGGAGGGGAGACTATCTAGGAAAAACTGTTCAG GTTGTCCCTCACATAACAGATGCTATTCAAGAGTGGATTGAACGTGTTGCGATGATCCCTGTGGATGGAAAAGAAGGCCCAGCTGATGTTTGTGTCATTGAATTGGGTGGTACAATAG GGGACATAGAATCAATGCCTTTCATTGAGGCATTGGGACAATTTTCCTACCGCGTAG GTCCTGGTAACTTTTGCTTGGTTCATGTCAGCCTTGTGCCTGTTCTAAGTGTTGTAGGTGAACAG AAAACAAAACCAACTCAGCACAGTGTTAAAGGACTTAGAAGCCTGGGGTTGATGCCTAATATATTAGCTTGTCGCAGTACAACG ATACTAGAGGAGAATGTGAAGCAAAAACTTTGCCAATTCTGCCATGTTCCT GAAGAAAACATTATCACTTTACATGATGTGTCCAACATCTGGCATGTACCTTCGCTTTTAAGA GATCAGAAGGCACATGTGGTAATCTCAAAAGTGCTGAACCTTGG CATCATTAACGAACCATCGATGAAGGAATGGACGGCCAGGGCTGAACTCTGTGATCGATTGAACGAAACT GTCAGGATTGCAATGGTTGGAAAATATACAGGCCTCTCAGATTCATACCTTTCAGTACTAAAG TCCCTTTTGGATGCGTCTGTTGATTGTCATAAGAAACTTCAGGTTGACTGGGTTCCTTCCAGTGACCTTGAAGATGTAACTGCTAAGGAG AATCCGGAAGCTTATAAAGCTGCATGGGATTTATTGAAG gAAGTAGATGGTATCCTTGTTCCTGGAGGATTTGGTGACAGAGGGGTACAAGGGAAAATTTTGGCCGCTAAGTATGCGAGGGAGCACAAAATTCCTTATCTTGGTATATGCCTAGGGATGCAAATTGCCGTCATCGAATTTGCTAGATCTGTTCTTGGGATGAAAGATGCAAACAGCTCTGAGTTTGACCCTGACACCAAGAACCCTTGTGTTATATTCATGCCGGAG GGTTCCAAAACTCACATGGGAGGCACAATGCGTCTTGGATCTCGAAGGACTTATTTTCATGTCTCAGATTGCAAAAGTGCAAAACT aTATGACAACAAGAGCTATATTGATGAGAGACACAGACATAGATACGAG GTGAATCCCGATATGATAGAAAAATTTGAAGATGCTGGTCTCTCTTTTATTGGGAAAGATGAAAGTGGTCAACGTATGGAG ATTGTTGAGCTGTTGGACCATCCGTACTTTATTGGTGTTCAATTTCACCCCGAATTTAAATCAAGACCTGGAAAACCATCGCCTCTCTTCCTAG GACTCATAGCGGCTGCTTGTGGACAACTAGATGACATCTTGCTGAAGAAAGGCGTAGTGATGGCAGCAAATGGATTGAGCAATGGCAATGGAAATGGCAGCATACCAATGAAGATGCATCAAAATGGGAATGGAAACAAGATGACAAGTCTTAGTCCACGCGAAATGGCGTATAGCAATGGAAACGGGTTGATCTGCTAG